One genomic region from Zonotrichia leucophrys gambelii isolate GWCS_2022_RI chromosome 26, RI_Zleu_2.0, whole genome shotgun sequence encodes:
- the HMGA1 gene encoding high mobility group protein HMG-I/HMG-Y isoform X3, protein MSESSAKSSQPLASKGEKDVAEKRGRGRPRKKPQQEPSEAPTPKRPRGRPKGSKNKATTKGRKAAVTPGRKPRGRPKKSQQDEEEVNISQESSEEEQ, encoded by the exons ATGAGTGAATCCAGCGCCAAATCCAGCCAGCCCCTGGCCTCCAAAGGGGAGAAAGACGTGGCGGAGAAGAGGGGCCGAGGGCGGCCCAGGAAGAAGCCGCAG caggagcccagcGAGGCCCCGACCCCCAAGAGACCCCGTGGACGGCCGAAGGGCAGTAAAAACAAGGCCACCACAAAGGGCAGG AAAGCTGCAGTCACACCAGGGAGGAAACCTCGAGGGCGACCCAAAAAATCG CAGCAGGACGAGGAGGAGGTGAACATTTCCCAGGAGTCATCCGAGGAGGAGCAGTGA
- the SMIM29 gene encoding small integral membrane protein 29: MSNATAPTAPGAAGDSLVGSVLGPFLLLTLLGALLAAVMYVKKKRRSDRLRHRLLPMYSYDPAEEPPESEQELLVEAEEAQVVPGWGGPAPPWPPRRDWRA; the protein is encoded by the exons ATGAGCAACGCCACGGCGCCCACGGCCCCGGGCGCGGCGGGGGACTCGCTGGTGGGCTCCGTGCTGGggcccttcctcctcctcaccctcctcgGCGCCCTCCTGGCCGCg GTGATGTACGTGAAGAAGAAGCGCAG GTCCGACCGGCTGCGGCACCGGCTGCTGCCCATGTACAGCTACGACCCGGCTGAGGAGCCGCCCGAGTccgagcaggagctgctggtggaggCTGAGGAGGCTCAG GTGGTGCCCGGCTGGGGGGGACCCGCGCCCCCTTGGCCCCCGCGCCGGGACTGGAGGGCCTGA
- the HMGA1 gene encoding high mobility group protein HMG-I/HMG-Y isoform X4 — MSESSAKSSQPLASKGEKDVAEKRGRGRPRKKPQEPSEAPTPKRPRGRPKGSKNKATTKGRKAAVTPGRKPRGRPKKSQQDEEEVNISQESSEEEQ; from the exons ATGAGTGAATCCAGCGCCAAATCCAGCCAGCCCCTGGCCTCCAAAGGGGAGAAAGACGTGGCGGAGAAGAGGGGCCGAGGGCGGCCCAGGAAGAAGCCGCAG gagcccagcGAGGCCCCGACCCCCAAGAGACCCCGTGGACGGCCGAAGGGCAGTAAAAACAAGGCCACCACAAAGGGCAGG AAAGCTGCAGTCACACCAGGGAGGAAACCTCGAGGGCGACCCAAAAAATCG CAGCAGGACGAGGAGGAGGTGAACATTTCCCAGGAGTCATCCGAGGAGGAGCAGTGA
- the HMGA1 gene encoding high mobility group protein HMG-I/HMG-Y isoform X2, giving the protein MSESSAKSSQPLASKGEKDVAEKRGRGRPRKKPQEPSEAPTPKRPRGRPKGSKNKATTKGRKAAVTPGRKPRGRPKKSFALLLQGIEAGRAEVWEDHGMLPLPLCPGTTAAAGPEVGAGRPRRERIGVWFGFFFGSLLTTFWVPICSYLNKTFYGCL; this is encoded by the exons ATGAGTGAATCCAGCGCCAAATCCAGCCAGCCCCTGGCCTCCAAAGGGGAGAAAGACGTGGCGGAGAAGAGGGGCCGAGGGCGGCCCAGGAAGAAGCCGCAG gagcccagcGAGGCCCCGACCCCCAAGAGACCCCGTGGACGGCCGAAGGGCAGTAAAAACAAGGCCACCACAAAGGGCAGG AAAGCTGCAGTCACACCAGGGAGGAAACCTCGAGGGCGACCCAAAAAATCG tttgctctgctgcttcaaGGGATcgaggctggcagggcagaggtGTGGGAGgaccatgggatgctccccctgcccctctgccccggCACGACGGCTGCAGCGGGACCGGAGGTCGGTgccgggcggccccggcgggagAGAATcggggtttggtttgggtttttttttggttcacTGTTAACGACCTTTTGGGTTCCTATTTGCAGTTACttgaataaaacattttatggATGTTTGTGA
- the HMGA1 gene encoding high mobility group protein HMG-I/HMG-Y isoform X1, which yields MSESSAKSSQPLASKGEKDVAEKRGRGRPRKKPQQEPSEAPTPKRPRGRPKGSKNKATTKGRKAAVTPGRKPRGRPKKSFALLLQGIEAGRAEVWEDHGMLPLPLCPGTTAAAGPEVGAGRPRRERIGVWFGFFFGSLLTTFWVPICSYLNKTFYGCL from the exons ATGAGTGAATCCAGCGCCAAATCCAGCCAGCCCCTGGCCTCCAAAGGGGAGAAAGACGTGGCGGAGAAGAGGGGCCGAGGGCGGCCCAGGAAGAAGCCGCAG caggagcccagcGAGGCCCCGACCCCCAAGAGACCCCGTGGACGGCCGAAGGGCAGTAAAAACAAGGCCACCACAAAGGGCAGG AAAGCTGCAGTCACACCAGGGAGGAAACCTCGAGGGCGACCCAAAAAATCG tttgctctgctgcttcaaGGGATcgaggctggcagggcagaggtGTGGGAGgaccatgggatgctccccctgcccctctgccccggCACGACGGCTGCAGCGGGACCGGAGGTCGGTgccgggcggccccggcgggagAGAATcggggtttggtttgggtttttttttggttcacTGTTAACGACCTTTTGGGTTCCTATTTGCAGTTACttgaataaaacattttatggATGTTTGTGA
- the HMGA1 gene encoding high mobility group protein HMG-I/HMG-Y isoform X5 yields MSESSAKSSQPLASKGEKDVAEKRGRGRPRKKPQQEPSEAPTPKRPRGRPKGSKNKATTKGRKAAVTPGRKPRGRPKKSV; encoded by the exons ATGAGTGAATCCAGCGCCAAATCCAGCCAGCCCCTGGCCTCCAAAGGGGAGAAAGACGTGGCGGAGAAGAGGGGCCGAGGGCGGCCCAGGAAGAAGCCGCAG caggagcccagcGAGGCCCCGACCCCCAAGAGACCCCGTGGACGGCCGAAGGGCAGTAAAAACAAGGCCACCACAAAGGGCAGG AAAGCTGCAGTCACACCAGGGAGGAAACCTCGAGGGCGACCCAAAAAATCG GTCTag